A stretch of Paenibacillus sp. URB8-2 DNA encodes these proteins:
- a CDS encoding LysR family transcriptional regulator, whose protein sequence is MESRHLFTFLVVVEAGSFTRAAQKLDYAQSSITAQIQALESELGQPLFNRIGKRITLTDAGRRLLPYAQEISKMHAMAENALRSQSGIGGSLKIGGPESLAAFRLPGIIREYRERYPQVEMILKPGFCWDLREMIRSGEVDLAFLLQPEQDDKDLHIETLVQEEMALVAPVNHRLVHLAAVEPSDLKEETILHTETGCSYRMLFEQHLNAHGVYPDPKLEFWSIEAIKQCVMAGLGISFLPLVTVQKELAEGTLARLNWDDESQRVATQVAYHRKKWKSPALEAFMETVRKHASGWQRQGVHG, encoded by the coding sequence ATGGAATCCCGTCATCTTTTTACTTTTTTAGTCGTGGTGGAAGCAGGGAGCTTCACACGGGCCGCCCAGAAGCTCGATTACGCCCAGTCCAGCATTACGGCGCAAATTCAAGCTTTGGAAAGCGAACTGGGTCAACCGCTGTTTAACCGGATCGGCAAAAGAATCACCCTGACCGACGCCGGACGCCGTCTTCTGCCATATGCCCAGGAGATATCCAAAATGCATGCCATGGCCGAGAATGCGCTGCGCTCGCAAAGCGGCATCGGCGGATCGCTTAAGATCGGCGGGCCCGAATCTCTCGCGGCCTTTCGGCTCCCCGGCATCATTCGCGAATACAGAGAAAGGTATCCCCAGGTTGAGATGATTCTCAAACCCGGTTTCTGCTGGGATTTGCGGGAAATGATCCGGTCGGGCGAGGTGGATTTGGCTTTTCTGCTGCAGCCCGAACAGGACGACAAGGATCTGCATATCGAGACGCTGGTGCAGGAGGAAATGGCGCTGGTTGCGCCGGTGAATCACAGGCTGGTTCACCTTGCCGCAGTCGAGCCGTCCGATCTGAAAGAGGAGACGATTCTGCATACCGAGACGGGCTGTTCGTACCGGATGCTGTTCGAGCAGCATTTGAATGCGCACGGTGTGTACCCGGACCCGAAGCTGGAATTTTGGAGCATCGAAGCGATCAAGCAGTGCGTTATGGCCGGTCTGGGCATTTCCTTTTTGCCGCTGGTTACGGTGCAAAAAGAACTCGCGGAAGGAACGCTGGCGCGGCTGAACTGGGATGATGAATCCCAGCGGGTGGCGACACAGGTTGCATATCACCGCAAAAAATGGAAGTCGCCGGCGCTCGAAGCATTTATGGAAACGGTGCGGAAGCATGCGTCGGGGTGGCAGCGCCAAGGCGTTCACGGCTAA
- a CDS encoding DUF3900 domain-containing protein — MKFNVQFLSFYVIQVEGNEGQGAKSYKHYQTLDEEEYEHSEIKKFLDGEFTRTAKRKVEKNPQSEQAPTKIGRFLVEPGYDLDSNPNFNQLTRLRAAEDVESFHNFGDDLVRSYLDTSAVRGGALIVSQAVLRTHGDDPFVFIMKCDFESKIARISDERSLISEVEMAISARNMKSIQYPYMLEEGMVEEWELKIHQSSHARYFEDFLKFVTYEQSIPEIVNDQVMEYVQSYVETKWPDESHEERQQTERDLELWAASEKRDIQHKWEPEEVIEAAARIIDIKPEIELKFKIGDTYVKGFLADYGDKIHIATLGDRYALVIEGSSFTFDKGFSPVELLQPEPFDRLANRLMEKKWTEDDGEPRED; from the coding sequence ATGAAATTTAATGTCCAATTTCTGTCCTTTTATGTGATTCAGGTAGAAGGAAATGAAGGACAAGGCGCAAAATCATACAAGCATTACCAAACGCTGGATGAAGAAGAGTATGAGCACAGCGAGATCAAGAAGTTTCTGGACGGGGAGTTTACGCGGACAGCCAAGCGCAAGGTGGAGAAAAATCCGCAATCGGAGCAGGCGCCGACCAAGATCGGGCGCTTTCTTGTGGAGCCGGGGTACGACCTTGACAGCAATCCCAACTTTAATCAGCTGACGCGGCTGCGCGCGGCGGAAGACGTGGAATCCTTTCACAATTTCGGCGATGATCTGGTCCGAAGCTATCTCGACACGAGCGCCGTTCGCGGGGGAGCGCTTATCGTTTCCCAGGCTGTCCTGCGCACCCATGGCGACGACCCGTTCGTGTTCATCATGAAATGCGATTTCGAGTCCAAAATCGCCCGTATTTCCGATGAGCGCAGTCTGATCAGCGAAGTGGAAATGGCAATCAGCGCCCGCAATATGAAGTCGATCCAGTATCCTTATATGCTGGAGGAAGGCATGGTGGAGGAGTGGGAGCTCAAGATCCACCAGTCTTCGCATGCCCGTTATTTCGAGGATTTTCTGAAGTTCGTCACCTACGAGCAGTCGATTCCCGAGATTGTGAACGATCAGGTCATGGAGTACGTGCAGAGCTATGTGGAGACGAAGTGGCCGGACGAATCCCATGAGGAACGCCAGCAGACCGAGCGGGATTTGGAGCTTTGGGCGGCAAGCGAGAAGCGAGATATCCAGCATAAGTGGGAGCCTGAGGAAGTCATCGAGGCGGCGGCGCGGATTATCGACATCAAGCCGGAAATCGAGCTGAAATTCAAAATCGGCGACACCTATGTCAAAGGATTTTTGGCGGATTACGGGGACAAGATCCATATCGCCACGCTTGGCGACCGTTATGCGCTTGTGATCGAAGGGTCTTCTTTTACTTTTGATAAAGGATTTTCGCCTGTGGAGCTGCTTCAGCCGGAGCCGTTTGACCGGTTGGCAAACCGCCTGATGGAGAAGAAATGGACGGAGGACGACGGGGAACCCCGCGAAGATTAG
- a CDS encoding APC family permease — protein sequence MKESNSLQNHIGMPQAIALYIGAVLGSGVLIVPGLAAEMAGPASLLSWGFMTLLILPMALSMGLLSAKFPNAGGVSHFVSLAFGERAGTLVGWFFLMSVPIGAPVAALTGAGYMSAAMGWGEPARIALAAAILVTGLGMNWVGMQLAGKVQIAVVLAIVAVLVFAFSAALPRMDSTAFTPFVPHGWMNVGKATAILFWCFIGWEAVSHLSEEFKDPQRAAVKGVTISAIVVGALYFLTALAVVGTESYLKGSSSSLVWMISRPLGQWGGLIAGLTGLFICTATIIAYAGAASRVAYSMARQGHAPRWMGRMSSRFHTPIGALAFLLLCFTTVMTLYGSGLVSLTTLITFPNATFILTYIGGCAAGIRLLKGNRFGVAISWISFAATAAVFPFTGMAIAYPCIIIAFYFAFTFYKKRKTAFKAQSAPVKCPEQRTEVS from the coding sequence ATGAAGGAATCCAATTCGCTGCAAAACCATATCGGGATGCCGCAGGCGATCGCTCTATATATCGGTGCGGTGCTCGGATCGGGGGTGCTTATCGTGCCTGGACTGGCCGCGGAAATGGCGGGGCCCGCTTCGCTGCTCTCTTGGGGATTCATGACGCTGCTGATTCTGCCGATGGCGCTCTCGATGGGCCTGCTCTCTGCCAAATTCCCGAACGCCGGCGGTGTGTCTCATTTCGTCTCGCTTGCTTTCGGGGAACGCGCCGGCACGCTGGTCGGCTGGTTCTTCCTCATGTCCGTGCCGATCGGCGCTCCCGTAGCTGCCCTGACCGGAGCGGGCTATATGTCCGCCGCCATGGGCTGGGGCGAACCGGCGCGAATCGCGCTGGCCGCCGCGATCCTGGTTACCGGGCTCGGCATGAACTGGGTCGGCATGCAGCTCGCCGGGAAAGTGCAAATCGCCGTCGTGCTCGCCATCGTTGCCGTGCTCGTCTTCGCTTTTTCCGCCGCGCTGCCGCGGATGGATAGCACCGCCTTTACCCCATTTGTCCCGCATGGCTGGATGAACGTCGGCAAGGCAACGGCGATTCTGTTCTGGTGCTTTATCGGCTGGGAAGCGGTCTCCCATCTGTCCGAGGAGTTCAAGGACCCACAGCGCGCAGCGGTCAAGGGGGTTACCATCTCTGCCATTGTTGTCGGCGCGCTATATTTCTTGACGGCGCTGGCTGTGGTAGGCACCGAAAGCTACCTTAAAGGAAGCTCCTCCTCGCTGGTCTGGATGATCAGCCGGCCGCTTGGGCAATGGGGCGGGCTAATCGCCGGACTCACGGGTCTGTTCATCTGCACCGCCACAATTATAGCTTATGCCGGCGCCGCTTCAAGGGTAGCCTACTCGATGGCGCGCCAGGGCCACGCCCCAAGGTGGATGGGCAGGATGTCCAGCCGGTTCCATACGCCGATCGGCGCGCTGGCTTTCCTCCTGCTGTGCTTTACAACAGTGATGACGTTGTACGGCAGCGGCCTTGTTTCACTGACGACCCTGATTACGTTTCCGAACGCCACCTTCATCCTGACCTATATCGGGGGGTGCGCGGCTGGAATCCGGCTACTCAAAGGCAACCGGTTCGGAGTTGCCATCAGCTGGATTTCCTTTGCCGCGACTGCGGCCGTGTTTCCTTTTACGGGCATGGCGATTGCCTATCCTTGCATCATCATTGCCTTTTATTTCGCCTTCACCTTCTACAAGAAGCGGAAGACTGCCTTTAAGGCTCAATCCGCTCCGGTTAAATGTCCCGAACAGCGGACCGAAGTATCCTGA
- a CDS encoding L-lactate dehydrogenase, translating into MAPPFKPNRVVVIGTGAVGTTTAYTLLLRRRMPELVLIDVNHQKALGEALDMNHGMPFVGGVKLWAGTYEDCRDADIIIVTAGASQKPGETRIDLLRKNISIFRDIIQKITKYNSHAILLIATNPVDILSYATLKISGFDRRRVIGSGTVLDSARFRYLIGKHKEIDPRSIHGSIIGEHGDSEVPVWSLANISGGIDLGFNDQTREEIYENTKNAAYEIINAKGATSYAIGLALDRIVEAILSNEGAVLNVSTLLNNYNGVSEVFLGAPCVVDRSGVREVLQLPLSDEERNLFQQSAEKLKSEIAKLEL; encoded by the coding sequence ATGGCCCCCCCTTTCAAACCTAACCGGGTCGTCGTTATCGGCACCGGTGCCGTTGGTACGACCACCGCTTACACCCTGCTGCTGCGCCGCCGCATGCCCGAACTCGTATTAATTGACGTCAACCACCAAAAGGCGCTTGGTGAAGCGCTCGACATGAACCACGGGATGCCTTTTGTAGGCGGAGTAAAGCTGTGGGCCGGAACCTACGAAGACTGCCGCGACGCGGACATTATCATTGTAACCGCGGGGGCTTCCCAAAAGCCCGGCGAGACGCGCATCGACCTCCTGCGCAAAAACATTTCGATTTTCCGGGATATTATCCAAAAGATTACGAAATATAATTCGCACGCCATTTTGCTGATTGCAACCAATCCAGTCGATATTCTTTCTTATGCCACTTTGAAAATCAGCGGCTTCGACCGCAGACGCGTCATCGGGTCCGGCACCGTGCTGGACAGCGCCCGCTTCCGTTACCTGATCGGGAAGCACAAAGAGATCGACCCGCGGAGCATTCACGGTTCCATCATCGGTGAGCATGGCGACTCCGAGGTTCCCGTATGGAGTCTGGCCAACATCAGCGGCGGCATCGATCTCGGCTTTAACGACCAAACCCGCGAGGAGATTTACGAAAACACGAAGAACGCCGCCTATGAAATCATTAATGCCAAAGGAGCGACCTCCTATGCCATCGGGCTTGCGCTGGACCGGATCGTGGAGGCCATCCTCAGCAATGAAGGCGCCGTCCTGAACGTTTCAACACTGCTTAACAACTATAACGGCGTATCCGAAGTCTTCCTCGGCGCACCGTGCGTTGTCGACCGTTCCGGTGTTCGCGAAGTGCTGCAGCTGCCGCTGAGCGACGAAGAACGGAATTTATTCCAGCAGTCTGCCGAGAAGCTTAAGTCCGAAATCGCGAAACTGGAGCTGTAA
- a CDS encoding outer membrane protein assembly factor BamB family protein produces MRKTDFILNALLAAALLTTSDGLYGHIAAADTVQGNISSVSVAANSATPVLKPIWQAKTNGTRLYDKQAPMSNGLVYYAASGKLIAADLKTGQLKWSIPGGHSPEVITNNSVFYTTNGGDLVRANARNGKVIWKVKGVNAFSEAGAHAGLVSGTLVYFNENGGLAAYSPSNGKKKWENKALPMYASSLIGQYDGVLVVSSTVDNYRTQFFGLDPATGKQKWRTEGVYSFLAYRNGQLIMRRQPDLSTVTGGVPTPGYLVTWVQLNPRTGKVTRTENYTPLDDVSRLGNSYTSIAGPYLYTADGNLDKNGAFLRRYTLGQDSNTEPVSYERFGKWLAGPINGMAFFAQGTELIGVKLNDLSAISYGNSPSPVSRVQTLGRGVFASLDNGDFYLIEVATGKRLGRISTKATEIGNAYTVDGMLLVQTNKGLFAAALPKSLK; encoded by the coding sequence TTGAGAAAAACGGATTTTATTCTGAACGCACTGCTCGCCGCAGCCCTGCTTACCACCAGTGACGGACTTTACGGACACATCGCCGCCGCGGATACCGTACAAGGAAATATCTCATCCGTTTCCGTAGCGGCCAACTCCGCAACCCCTGTTCTCAAGCCGATCTGGCAGGCAAAAACAAACGGAACGAGACTTTATGATAAACAGGCCCCCATGTCGAACGGCCTTGTGTATTATGCTGCAAGCGGCAAACTCATCGCGGCGGACCTCAAGACAGGCCAGTTGAAATGGTCCATCCCGGGAGGACACTCCCCCGAAGTTATAACTAACAATTCCGTCTTTTACACCACAAACGGTGGCGATCTGGTGCGGGCTAATGCCCGAAACGGAAAGGTAATTTGGAAAGTGAAAGGGGTCAATGCCTTTTCTGAGGCTGGAGCGCATGCCGGACTTGTAAGCGGGACCTTGGTTTATTTTAACGAAAACGGCGGACTCGCCGCCTACAGTCCTTCGAACGGCAAGAAAAAATGGGAGAACAAAGCGTTGCCCATGTACGCAAGCTCCCTGATCGGCCAATATGACGGCGTACTCGTAGTCTCCAGTACCGTGGATAATTACCGGACGCAATTTTTCGGTCTTGATCCCGCTACCGGCAAACAAAAGTGGAGAACTGAGGGCGTCTACTCCTTCCTCGCCTACCGGAACGGGCAGCTTATAATGCGCCGGCAGCCGGACCTTTCAACGGTTACCGGCGGAGTGCCAACTCCCGGTTATTTGGTCACATGGGTTCAGCTGAATCCCCGAACCGGAAAGGTGACCAGAACAGAGAACTACACCCCTCTTGATGATGTAAGCCGACTGGGCAACAGCTATACCTCCATTGCGGGCCCCTATCTCTATACCGCCGACGGCAATCTCGATAAGAACGGGGCCTTCCTTCGCCGCTACACTTTGGGTCAAGACAGCAACACAGAACCTGTCAGCTATGAAAGGTTTGGGAAATGGCTCGCCGGTCCGATCAACGGCATGGCCTTCTTTGCACAGGGAACCGAACTGATCGGCGTCAAATTAAATGATCTTAGTGCGATTTCCTACGGCAACTCTCCGAGTCCCGTATCCCGGGTTCAAACTTTAGGCAGGGGCGTATTCGCCAGTTTGGACAACGGAGACTTTTACTTGATCGAGGTGGCGACGGGCAAAAGGCTCGGACGTATCTCAACGAAAGCTACCGAGATCGGCAATGCCTATACGGTAGATGGCATGCTGCTCGTTCAGACGAACAAGGGATTATTCGCCGCCGCCCTTCCGAAATCGTTGAAATAG
- a CDS encoding gamma-glutamyl-gamma-aminobutyrate hydrolase family protein has product MERPMIGVLPLYDKNKESYWMLPGYMKGIEDAGGIPIMLPLTSDIEIITKIANRFDGFLFTGGHDVNPKIYGENVEDICGEMCNERDDMETTLFKHVVDLDKPAFGICRGIQLFNALLGGTLYQDIPTQLRSEVEHNQAPPFTKPVHNVYIEKGNPLYHIIQTESLKVNSYHHQGIKKLSEQLLSIAEAEDGLIEAVIMPQKKFILAVQWHPEFNYKLDDYNFRLFKEFVTSCEK; this is encoded by the coding sequence ATGGAGAGACCTATGATAGGGGTTTTACCTTTGTATGATAAGAATAAAGAAAGCTACTGGATGCTGCCAGGTTATATGAAAGGGATTGAAGATGCTGGTGGAATTCCGATCATGTTGCCATTAACCTCGGATATAGAGATAATTACAAAAATAGCAAATAGGTTTGATGGCTTTCTCTTTACAGGTGGACATGACGTTAATCCCAAAATTTACGGTGAGAACGTAGAAGATATTTGCGGGGAAATGTGTAATGAGCGGGATGATATGGAGACAACTCTATTTAAACATGTAGTAGATTTGGATAAACCAGCCTTTGGGATCTGCCGTGGGATACAGTTGTTTAACGCCTTGCTAGGCGGAACTTTATATCAGGATATTCCAACTCAGCTAAGATCTGAAGTTGAACACAATCAAGCACCTCCATTTACTAAACCAGTTCACAATGTATACATAGAAAAAGGAAACCCGCTTTATCATATTATTCAAACAGAATCTTTAAAAGTAAATAGCTACCATCATCAGGGGATTAAGAAGCTATCAGAGCAATTACTTTCAATTGCGGAAGCTGAAGATGGACTAATAGAAGCTGTAATTATGCCGCAAAAAAAGTTTATTTTAGCTGTTCAGTGGCATCCGGAATTTAACTACAAATTGGATGATTATAACTTTAGATTATTTAAGGAATTTGTAACATCATGTGAGAAGTAA
- a CDS encoding tyrosine-type recombinase/integrase produces MDEALLEYEEELEAFIVWMKDAGYTPYTRKSYLVDVRQFLISLNGKKLDNVKKLHVISFLTSMRESGVSDATRNRKHASVSCFFKSLIELELLTGNPAAGIKKSKTEKNREPVYLDEDDIRLFLANVDGKYRERNLAIFLLMAYMGLRVGEVHTLNLGDYHPERRTLRIFGKGRKWRNVPVPGDVAPYLDHALEERLTPWRGSREEAMFISQKGRRLSIRAIQGIAAETFQRFQSGTPAAYRRSFSSHKLRHSFATMLLRKGADLRTVQELLGHSSIQTTTVYTHITDKEKEEAMSRLQLHL; encoded by the coding sequence GTGGACGAAGCCCTGCTGGAATATGAAGAAGAACTCGAAGCCTTTATCGTCTGGATGAAGGACGCGGGCTACACGCCGTATACCCGAAAATCGTATCTGGTCGATGTCCGGCAGTTCTTAATCAGTCTGAACGGCAAGAAGCTGGATAACGTCAAAAAGCTGCATGTCATCTCCTTCCTTACCTCGATGCGCGAAAGCGGAGTAAGCGACGCCACTAGGAACCGCAAGCACGCCTCGGTCAGCTGCTTCTTCAAATCGCTGATCGAACTTGAACTGTTGACCGGCAATCCCGCGGCGGGCATCAAAAAGTCCAAGACCGAGAAAAACCGGGAGCCGGTCTATTTGGACGAGGACGATATACGGCTCTTTCTGGCTAATGTGGACGGCAAGTACAGAGAACGCAATTTAGCCATTTTTCTGCTGATGGCTTATATGGGGCTGCGCGTTGGGGAGGTACATACGCTCAATTTGGGAGATTATCATCCGGAACGGCGCACGCTGCGCATATTCGGTAAAGGGCGCAAATGGCGTAATGTTCCCGTGCCGGGGGATGTCGCCCCTTATCTGGACCATGCGCTGGAGGAACGGCTGACGCCTTGGCGCGGAAGCAGGGAAGAAGCGATGTTCATCTCGCAGAAAGGCCGCCGCCTCTCGATCCGCGCCATTCAGGGCATTGCCGCCGAGACCTTTCAGCGCTTCCAGAGCGGAACTCCGGCTGCCTACCGGCGTTCTTTTTCCAGCCATAAGCTTCGGCACTCCTTTGCCACGATGCTGCTGCGCAAGGGTGCGGATTTGCGGACCGTCCAGGAATTGCTAGGACATTCCTCTATTCAGACAACGACGGTGTACACCCATATTACAGACAAGGAAAAAGAAGAAGCCATGTCCCGCCTGCAGCTCCACCTCTAA